A window of the Paraburkholderia sp. ZP32-5 genome harbors these coding sequences:
- a CDS encoding DUF2167 domain-containing protein — protein sequence MIAASEEFNQAALSGPGQISIFNEATLAFPASDKFVPASAAARLLRSMGQTVDDKRLVGMIMPDEADAKWVAIVTFI from the coding sequence TTGATTGCTGCTTCCGAGGAGTTTAATCAGGCCGCACTGTCTGGCCCGGGCCAGATCTCGATCTTCAATGAAGCGACGCTTGCTTTTCCGGCAAGTGACAAGTTTGTGCCCGCGTCCGCCGCGGCTCGCTTGCTGCGCTCAATGGGACAGACGGTCGATGACAAAAGACTCGTTGGCATGATCATGCCGGATGAGGCGGACGCTAAATGGGTTGCCATTGTCACGTTCATATGA
- a CDS encoding DUF817 domain-containing protein, whose product MNFYLPASQRGRPLTGLRRVLFECLAFGIKEARCCLFAAVVFLAIFAVPRAGLAGIPRYDLLLVIALAAQVVMIWTGLESVDEVKAISLFHVIGFALEVFKTSKGIQAWSYPDFAYTKVWGVPLFSGFMYAAVGSYVIQAWRILELRVRHHPPHWMAGAIAVMIYANFFTHRYIGDYRWYLTCVLVGLYARTTVYFRPLDRRRKMPLLLAFVLIGFFLWIAENFGTFFAIWQYPNQIGAWATVGAGKWSSWSLLIVMTFTIVANLKHVKARIHVPGA is encoded by the coding sequence ATGAATTTTTACCTGCCAGCCTCACAGCGCGGCCGCCCTCTGACAGGCCTAAGGCGCGTACTTTTTGAATGCCTCGCTTTCGGCATCAAGGAGGCTCGCTGTTGTCTGTTTGCCGCGGTGGTTTTTTTGGCGATATTTGCAGTGCCGCGTGCCGGCCTGGCAGGTATCCCACGCTACGATCTGCTACTGGTGATTGCTTTGGCGGCTCAGGTAGTCATGATCTGGACGGGGCTCGAATCTGTCGACGAAGTCAAGGCCATCAGTTTGTTCCACGTGATCGGATTCGCGCTCGAGGTTTTCAAAACATCGAAAGGAATCCAGGCATGGAGCTATCCCGACTTCGCGTATACCAAGGTTTGGGGTGTGCCGCTTTTCTCGGGTTTCATGTACGCCGCGGTCGGCAGCTATGTGATTCAGGCATGGCGTATCCTGGAGCTTCGCGTACGGCATCATCCACCGCACTGGATGGCGGGTGCGATAGCGGTGATGATCTATGCCAATTTCTTTACGCATCGCTACATCGGCGACTACCGCTGGTATCTGACATGCGTGCTGGTCGGACTGTATGCCCGCACAACGGTTTATTTCCGCCCGCTGGATCGTCGCAGAAAGATGCCTTTGCTACTGGCCTTCGTGTTGATCGGCTTCTTTCTGTGGATCGCTGAAAATTTCGGTACTTTCTTCGCGATCTGGCAGTATCCCAACCAGATCGGCGCGTGGGCTACCGTCGGTGCGGGCAAGTGGAGTTCGTGGTCGCTGCTGATTGTCATGACGTTCACGATCGTGGCCAATCTGAAGCATGTCAAAGCGAGAATTCACGTGCCAGGTGCATGA
- a CDS encoding NADPH-dependent F420 reductase, producing the protein MSYAIIGFGKIGQALARAFARNGIEVAVATTREPASFASDAAAIGPTIIPTTLMEAVTADIIFLAVRFESHPEVAKALPNWKGKIIVDAMNTLAPLEELDGLPSSAVVAKAFAGARLVKGFNHLVAAVLDQNPAIHGGRRVVFLASDDDGAATEIGALAENLGFAPVKLGGLMEGGLLVHARGNSWGQLIFKDLVKFDG; encoded by the coding sequence ATGAGCTACGCAATCATCGGCTTCGGCAAAATCGGCCAGGCGCTTGCCAGGGCGTTTGCCCGCAACGGCATAGAGGTAGCCGTCGCAACCACGCGCGAGCCGGCAAGCTTTGCATCCGATGCAGCCGCGATCGGCCCCACGATCATTCCCACAACCCTGATGGAAGCCGTCACGGCGGACATCATCTTTCTGGCTGTCCGTTTCGAGTCGCACCCGGAGGTCGCGAAGGCGCTGCCCAACTGGAAGGGAAAGATCATCGTCGACGCGATGAACACGTTAGCGCCGCTCGAAGAACTGGACGGCCTTCCCTCCTCCGCCGTCGTTGCGAAGGCGTTCGCCGGAGCCAGGCTGGTGAAAGGCTTTAACCATCTGGTCGCTGCCGTCCTTGACCAGAACCCCGCCATACATGGTGGCAGGAGAGTCGTGTTCCTGGCGAGCGACGATGACGGCGCCGCAACGGAGATTGGCGCGCTTGCGGAAAATCTCGGCTTCGCGCCGGTCAAACTCGGTGGGCTTATGGAAGGTGGACTGCTTGTGCACGCGCGCGGGAATAGTTGGGGTCAACTGATTTTCAAGGACCTGGTCAAGTTCGACGGATGA
- the trpS gene encoding tryptophan--tRNA ligase: MTQANRHTILTGDRTTGPLHLGHYIGSLRARVQLQHEANQFLLLADMQALTDNVGRHQKVTTNVIEVALDYLAVGIDPAKSTILIQSQVPELAELSRYLLNLVTVARLERNPTIKEEIRLRGFERDIPAGFLTYPVSQAADITAFKATRVPVGDDQLPMIEQTNELVRRFNNTVDRSVLLECEAVLSHVTRLPGIDGKAKMSKSLGNAITLGATPDEITKAVNNMYTDPTHLRVSDPGQVEGNVVFAFLDAFEPDVQKVDELKAHYRRGGLGDSVVKRVLNERLQAVIEPIRTRRHELEKDPAEVIAVLRSGTMRAREVAGKTLSEVKGALGLSYF; the protein is encoded by the coding sequence ATGACCCAGGCAAACCGTCACACGATTCTCACCGGCGACCGGACTACCGGTCCGCTCCATCTCGGCCACTATATCGGCTCGTTGCGCGCCAGAGTTCAACTACAGCACGAAGCAAACCAGTTCCTGCTTCTTGCCGACATGCAGGCGTTGACCGACAACGTCGGGCGGCATCAGAAAGTCACCACGAATGTCATTGAAGTCGCGCTTGATTATCTGGCCGTCGGTATCGATCCGGCGAAGTCTACGATCCTGATTCAATCGCAGGTGCCTGAGCTCGCGGAGCTATCGCGGTATCTGCTCAATCTGGTCACGGTCGCGCGGCTCGAGCGCAACCCCACGATCAAGGAGGAAATCCGGTTGCGAGGGTTCGAGCGCGATATCCCCGCGGGCTTCCTGACGTATCCGGTCAGTCAGGCCGCGGATATCACGGCATTCAAGGCAACGCGCGTGCCGGTGGGCGATGACCAGCTACCGATGATCGAGCAGACCAACGAGCTGGTGCGCCGCTTCAATAACACCGTCGACCGATCCGTGCTGCTCGAATGCGAGGCTGTGCTGTCGCACGTCACTCGATTGCCCGGCATCGACGGCAAAGCGAAAATGAGCAAATCGCTCGGGAACGCCATTACGTTGGGCGCGACGCCGGACGAAATTACGAAAGCCGTCAACAACATGTATACCGACCCGACGCACTTGCGAGTCAGCGATCCGGGGCAAGTGGAGGGGAACGTCGTTTTTGCGTTCCTCGATGCCTTCGAGCCGGACGTACAGAAAGTGGACGAACTCAAAGCTCACTATCGTCGCGGCGGGCTCGGCGACAGTGTGGTCAAGCGAGTTCTTAACGAGCGACTCCAGGCCGTTATCGAGCCGATTCGCACGCGTCGTCACGAGTTGGAGAAAGACCCGGCCGAGGTGATCGCGGTGTTACGCAGCGGGACGATGCGTGCGCGGGAAGTGGCCGGAAAGACGCTTTCGGAGGTTAAGGGGGCTTTGGGTTTGAGCTACTTCTAG
- a CDS encoding AEC family transporter codes for MDLAGTVLPIFAIILVGWLAGASGYMPRNLAGPLMSFAYHVAMPALVFVTIADETLHSLLDWRFVAAFGGGSMICFAAVAMFERIVRGASLRKSAMLAAAVSMTNTGFVALPILKTLFGKPGVLAAAIATIFVGAIIFPLLVVLFEMDRPDASRNLRGTALFRQIATNPVILATICGVAWSVVGVTLPAPAASFLTMLGEALTPCALFSIGLELTLSDLREHMTLYALLTALKLAIVPLVVYVVCVAVRLDHMATVAAVVCAAVPTAKSAYVLAVQYDVEKAVVSGVISMTTLFSVITLIGWLHIL; via the coding sequence ATGGATCTCGCCGGCACCGTACTTCCGATCTTCGCGATCATCCTGGTTGGATGGCTTGCCGGCGCTTCCGGGTACATGCCGCGCAACCTGGCCGGGCCGCTGATGAGCTTCGCGTATCACGTAGCGATGCCGGCGCTGGTGTTCGTGACGATCGCGGACGAGACGCTGCACTCGCTTCTCGATTGGCGCTTCGTCGCCGCATTCGGCGGCGGTTCGATGATCTGCTTCGCGGCGGTGGCGATGTTCGAGCGCATCGTGCGCGGAGCCAGCCTGCGCAAAAGCGCGATGCTTGCCGCCGCTGTTTCGATGACCAACACCGGGTTCGTCGCGCTGCCGATCCTGAAGACGCTGTTCGGCAAGCCCGGCGTGCTCGCCGCGGCTATCGCAACGATTTTCGTCGGCGCGATTATCTTTCCTCTACTGGTCGTGCTGTTCGAAATGGATCGACCCGACGCGTCGCGCAACCTGCGAGGCACAGCGTTGTTTCGGCAGATCGCGACCAACCCCGTCATTCTCGCGACTATCTGCGGCGTGGCCTGGTCGGTCGTCGGCGTGACGTTGCCGGCCCCGGCCGCGTCGTTTCTGACGATGCTGGGCGAGGCATTGACGCCTTGCGCGCTGTTTTCGATCGGACTTGAACTGACGCTGAGCGATCTACGCGAGCACATGACGCTCTACGCGCTGCTGACCGCGCTCAAGCTCGCGATCGTGCCGCTCGTCGTGTATGTCGTGTGTGTCGCCGTGCGGCTCGATCATATGGCGACCGTCGCCGCTGTCGTGTGCGCGGCCGTGCCGACCGCGAAGAGCGCTTACGTGCTCGCGGTGCAATACGATGTGGAAAAAGCGGTCGTGAGCGGCGTCATCTCGATGACCACCTTGTTCTCGGTCATCACGCTGATCGGCTGGCTGCACATTCTGTAG
- a CDS encoding SDR family NAD(P)-dependent oxidoreductase: MNRLNGKTAVITGGATGIGRAAAKRFIEEGAFVFIFGRRQEALDAAVANLGPNARAVKGSVSDPADLDRLYAAVKSERGTVDIVFANAGAGSQLPLGKITAEHIDEIFDTNVKGSIFTVQKALPLMRDGGSIILTGSSAGTTGAPAFSVYSASKAAVRNLARTWAEDLKGTGIRVNVLSPGPTATELAVEALGEEGMKVFASLNPLKRMADPAEIGAVAAFLASQDSSFMTASEVAVDGGLAQI; this comes from the coding sequence ATGAACAGACTGAATGGAAAGACCGCCGTGATCACCGGCGGCGCGACCGGTATCGGCCGCGCGGCGGCGAAGCGCTTCATCGAGGAAGGTGCCTTCGTCTTTATCTTCGGCCGCAGGCAGGAAGCGCTCGACGCTGCCGTGGCCAACCTTGGGCCCAATGCTCGCGCGGTGAAGGGCTCGGTCTCCGATCCGGCCGACCTCGACCGGCTCTACGCGGCGGTGAAGTCCGAGCGCGGAACCGTCGACATCGTCTTCGCGAATGCCGGCGCCGGAAGCCAGCTTCCGCTCGGCAAGATTACCGCCGAGCACATTGACGAAATCTTCGACACCAATGTGAAGGGTTCGATCTTCACGGTTCAGAAGGCGCTGCCGCTGATGCGCGACGGTGGTTCGATCATCCTGACCGGATCGAGCGCGGGCACCACGGGCGCCCCGGCATTCAGCGTCTATAGCGCGAGCAAGGCGGCAGTGCGCAATCTGGCGCGGACCTGGGCTGAGGACCTGAAGGGCACCGGCATCCGCGTCAACGTTCTGTCGCCCGGGCCGACCGCGACCGAACTCGCGGTGGAAGCGCTCGGCGAAGAAGGCATGAAAGTCTTCGCCTCGCTCAATCCGCTGAAGCGCATGGCCGATCCGGCGGAGATCGGAGCGGTGGCTGCCTTTCTCGCGTCGCAGGACAGCAGCTTCATGACCGCCAGCGAGGTCGCCGTCGACGGCGGCCTGGCGCAAATCTGA
- a CDS encoding M35 family metallopeptidase: MQYTYIEKAMVKISRERNGPELLEHIASALSKKNRTQVTAINNALNFALPFYRVRPIDLDGTIESRRVAILIAKTIGTRRPVGSRLDPESWDNRILEQYIDDQKAQAGSAIPSGAGGVYLAGSFWAYATEEERLYALASRAEAIELCTYGLVAANHAAHGAAPNPIRGAMADTYFGMLRMWFGDTPNVTEQVKKKLQRTLAGLQSTYVALRYAGKNVKAASELREKGCSSSGAIGAVVTKKGWGDAKSETDPNGIRLCVDFFDPASTKLALEQQIAAIDPTENSTEAMQISRGGALLHEATHLFAGTRDEYLKDEVYLKLGHQPPKKGEGRAQGYGPITCFTLAKVDPAAAINNADSYRIFCEVAKHHRQHASQPA, encoded by the coding sequence ATGCAATACACGTACATCGAAAAGGCGATGGTGAAAATCTCGCGCGAGCGCAATGGGCCGGAGCTGCTCGAACATATCGCGAGTGCCCTGAGCAAAAAGAACAGAACTCAGGTCACGGCGATTAATAACGCGCTCAATTTCGCGCTGCCGTTTTATCGGGTACGTCCGATCGATCTGGATGGGACGATTGAATCAAGACGTGTGGCGATTCTGATAGCGAAGACGATCGGTACGCGGCGTCCAGTAGGATCGCGTCTCGACCCGGAAAGCTGGGACAACCGGATACTCGAACAATATATCGACGACCAGAAGGCGCAGGCAGGCAGCGCTATCCCAAGTGGCGCAGGCGGCGTTTATCTGGCCGGCAGTTTTTGGGCCTATGCCACTGAAGAAGAAAGGCTGTACGCGCTCGCGTCGCGCGCCGAAGCAATCGAACTCTGCACGTATGGCCTGGTCGCGGCCAATCATGCCGCTCATGGCGCTGCTCCCAATCCCATTCGCGGCGCGATGGCCGATACCTATTTCGGTATGTTGAGAATGTGGTTCGGAGATACGCCCAATGTCACCGAGCAGGTGAAGAAAAAACTTCAGCGTACGCTGGCGGGTCTTCAGTCGACGTATGTGGCTCTTCGTTATGCCGGCAAAAACGTCAAGGCCGCATCCGAACTGAGGGAGAAGGGGTGTTCGTCGTCAGGGGCAATTGGCGCCGTGGTAACGAAGAAGGGCTGGGGCGACGCAAAGAGCGAAACAGATCCCAATGGGATCAGGTTGTGTGTGGACTTCTTCGATCCCGCCAGTACGAAGCTTGCGCTTGAACAGCAAATCGCCGCCATCGATCCGACCGAAAATAGCACCGAGGCTATGCAGATATCGCGAGGAGGCGCGCTGCTGCATGAGGCGACCCATTTATTTGCGGGTACCCGCGATGAATATCTGAAGGATGAAGTTTATCTGAAGCTCGGTCACCAGCCCCCCAAAAAGGGCGAAGGAAGAGCACAAGGTTACGGGCCCATCACCTGTTTCACGTTAGCCAAAGTGGATCCCGCTGCTGCCATCAATAACGCCGATTCATATCGTATTTTTTGTGAGGTTGCGAAACATCACAGACAGCATGCAAGCCAACCAGCATAG
- a CDS encoding LysR family transcriptional regulator: MLDNVTINQLRAFVAVCDQGSFSGAARELRRAQSAISHAVNALESAFDVLLFERNTRKATLTAAGRSLLPDARGVISRTEEMKMRAVSIAEAGVPQVSIAVDTYFPRAHLIECLRTLQSDFPTVAINLRMTTMQGGERLVLDGTCALAVTIMDVPELNPGAIERQHLCEARMVTVCASSHPLAAIAGPIPREEFGRHIQLVVTDNQPDAEKTQQGVASERQWRVNDLGAKHDLLRGGLCWGHMPHHMVAEDLANGTLVELQRRAWHMRTLTFMVSQRHGYSFSECETRLVELLANPQRLPKADVQRSVSRKGKQTRKPATPRRKSAK, translated from the coding sequence ATGCTGGACAACGTCACCATCAATCAGCTTCGGGCTTTTGTCGCCGTGTGTGATCAGGGGAGCTTTTCCGGGGCTGCACGGGAGCTGAGGCGCGCACAGTCGGCGATCAGTCACGCGGTCAACGCGCTCGAGAGTGCGTTCGATGTGTTGCTGTTCGAGCGCAACACGCGCAAAGCGACGCTGACGGCCGCGGGCCGTAGCCTGCTGCCCGATGCGCGCGGCGTGATCTCACGCACCGAGGAAATGAAGATGCGCGCGGTTTCGATTGCCGAAGCCGGGGTGCCGCAAGTGTCGATTGCCGTGGATACCTATTTTCCGCGCGCGCACCTGATTGAATGCCTGCGTACGCTGCAGTCGGACTTTCCAACGGTTGCAATCAATCTGCGCATGACGACCATGCAGGGCGGCGAGCGTCTGGTTCTCGACGGCACGTGTGCATTGGCGGTGACGATCATGGACGTGCCCGAGCTGAATCCAGGTGCCATAGAAAGGCAGCATTTATGTGAAGCGCGAATGGTGACCGTCTGTGCGTCATCGCATCCGCTGGCTGCAATCGCGGGACCGATCCCGCGGGAGGAATTTGGCCGGCACATCCAGCTCGTCGTAACGGACAATCAGCCGGATGCGGAAAAGACCCAGCAGGGGGTCGCCAGTGAACGCCAGTGGCGCGTGAATGACCTCGGCGCGAAGCACGATCTGCTCAGGGGAGGCTTGTGCTGGGGGCATATGCCGCATCATATGGTCGCGGAAGATCTCGCGAATGGAACACTCGTCGAACTGCAACGGCGCGCATGGCACATGCGAACCCTCACGTTCATGGTGTCGCAGCGGCATGGGTACTCGTTTTCCGAATGCGAGACACGGCTGGTCGAGCTTCTTGCCAATCCTCAGCGCTTGCCAAAGGCTGACGTTCAGCGCTCCGTGTCACGCAAAGGCAAACAAACCCGAAAGCCGGCCACTCCTCGGCGGAAGTCCGCCAAGTAG
- a CDS encoding PDZ domain-containing protein: MPLEVRPSLGLFVVGYVNGRGPYRFSIGMVQHTLLTPAVVMDAGLATRDKGVFIDGSSNHIEEDLQLTDATLRLGDKETSLNGAHVFPDHDLSAYVPVPNYGGALGVEVFRNRIVRLDLSHSRLVLSPRTAATVPPPDSIELNLDQSANGADLDRLPAVNLSLDGQPGRFRVTFSAASVSFQEASSLGRNLLDKSPHQLTVRGWTPDGIVRSQVGTASELEIGGQRRTARVSLSRRLDILPVPIRPSPRDRVLVHEVPVDGVVGLRVLGAFDMTIDELAGKMWLSRRDKMSFPCRMVSSAQNPGAAGFTPWLYKGHGVVSSVIEGSAAEAAGIQPGDQIVSIDDGDVPAFYDHLDATCLAPAPIHVVFRNASGDHTAVLNPATP; the protein is encoded by the coding sequence GTGCCACTCGAAGTCCGTCCATCGCTCGGCTTGTTCGTTGTCGGCTACGTCAATGGACGCGGACCCTACCGGTTCAGCATAGGTATGGTCCAACACACTCTCCTGACGCCTGCTGTAGTCATGGACGCGGGCCTCGCGACCCGAGACAAGGGGGTGTTTATTGACGGCAGTAGCAACCACATCGAGGAGGACCTGCAACTGACGGACGCGACTCTGCGGCTGGGCGACAAAGAGACGTCACTCAATGGTGCGCACGTTTTCCCCGATCATGATCTGTCGGCTTACGTTCCTGTTCCAAACTACGGAGGCGCGCTCGGAGTCGAAGTATTCCGCAACCGCATCGTGCGGCTCGATCTGTCGCATAGTCGCCTGGTGCTATCCCCGCGGACGGCCGCCACCGTCCCGCCGCCTGATTCAATCGAATTGAATCTGGATCAAAGCGCGAACGGAGCGGACCTCGATCGTCTGCCAGCGGTTAATTTGTCGCTCGACGGACAGCCCGGCAGATTTCGTGTGACCTTCTCCGCTGCTTCGGTGAGTTTCCAGGAAGCTTCGTCACTCGGCAGGAACCTGCTCGACAAATCGCCTCACCAGTTGACGGTCAGGGGGTGGACCCCGGACGGCATCGTCAGGTCGCAGGTTGGAACCGCGAGCGAGCTTGAGATCGGCGGTCAGCGGCGGACAGCGCGTGTCAGTCTTTCGCGTCGCCTCGACATTCTGCCGGTGCCGATTCGACCATCGCCGCGCGATCGCGTATTGGTGCACGAAGTGCCCGTCGACGGGGTGGTCGGCCTGCGCGTATTGGGAGCATTCGACATGACTATCGATGAACTGGCCGGCAAGATGTGGCTCAGTCGTCGCGACAAAATGTCGTTTCCGTGTCGCATGGTTTCGTCGGCTCAGAACCCTGGCGCGGCGGGTTTTACGCCTTGGCTTTACAAGGGACACGGTGTGGTCAGTTCAGTGATCGAAGGTTCCGCTGCTGAGGCAGCCGGGATACAACCAGGGGATCAGATCGTGTCGATCGACGACGGCGATGTGCCGGCGTTCTACGATCATCTGGACGCGACGTGCCTCGCCCCTGCACCCATCCATGTTGTATTCCGCAATGCGTCCGGCGATCACACGGCGGTGCTGAACCCTGCGACGCCATGA
- a CDS encoding beta-propeller fold lactonase family protein, which translates to MSKRFIRAVIAVLSLGLAACHGGDTLNSTPVQNYLVAGNITGLSAGGAPITLVNNGQDKLTLDANGGFHFPTPLANGATYSITIATQPPGETCTVVNGTGTVSAGNVTSISVSCSAIPAQYTVGGNVAGLNSGASVTLKNNGSDIVTVSANGSFVFPASLVNAAAYDVTVATQPNGETCTASHALGTVDNANVANVSVVCTANAPTVYTVGGMLSGLGTGASVTLLDNGSDTKTVSANGAFTFPTALAGGASWNVTVGTQPVGETCTVNNASGTQIGANVTAVSVACSANPTYSIGGTVSGLRAGASVALQNNGADTQAVATNGSFVFATQLLGGASYNVTVSTQPVGETCTVTNGSNVVGAANVTSVNVTCVPAQFAYAVESANAIYGYAVDATTGALTPLAASPFPASGDPSNIAITPTGAFAYVTLSGNNTVAGFAIDAGTGALTPVAGGPVPAGADPHAIAITPSGKFVYVTNLNSNTVSGYSINASTGVLTPIGGATVPTGNSPYSIVVDPSGRFVYVGNYNDADVSGYTIDATTGALTPMAAPFPGGPNPFSIAVNPAGTLVYTANAGGGISGWSIDQTTGALTSTGLTAAGISSDAIQINPAGTVVYASDEFASGVNAYTIGSGGVLTAIAGSPFPSAPGADGIAISTSGKFIYVSSSGGGVYASSINTTTGVMTVIPGSPFAAAGNTQSVAITP; encoded by the coding sequence ATGTCGAAACGTTTTATTCGTGCGGTCATTGCGGTGTTATCTCTGGGTCTCGCGGCATGTCACGGCGGAGACACGCTCAACAGCACGCCGGTACAGAATTACCTCGTAGCAGGCAACATCACGGGACTGAGCGCGGGCGGCGCGCCGATCACGCTGGTCAATAACGGGCAAGACAAGCTCACGCTCGACGCGAACGGCGGCTTCCATTTCCCCACCCCACTCGCCAATGGCGCGACGTACTCCATTACGATCGCCACTCAGCCCCCGGGCGAGACCTGTACGGTCGTCAACGGCACCGGCACGGTAAGCGCGGGTAACGTCACGTCGATCTCGGTGAGTTGCAGCGCGATCCCCGCGCAGTACACGGTCGGCGGCAACGTTGCGGGTCTGAATAGCGGTGCATCGGTAACGCTCAAGAACAATGGCTCCGATATCGTTACCGTGTCGGCCAACGGCTCCTTCGTTTTTCCTGCCTCACTCGTCAATGCGGCGGCATACGATGTCACAGTCGCCACGCAGCCTAACGGCGAAACCTGCACGGCAAGTCACGCGCTCGGCACGGTCGATAACGCGAACGTCGCGAACGTCAGCGTGGTGTGTACCGCCAATGCACCGACGGTCTACACGGTCGGTGGAATGTTATCCGGTCTGGGCACCGGCGCATCGGTGACGCTGCTCGACAACGGTTCCGATACGAAGACCGTGTCGGCCAACGGCGCATTTACGTTTCCCACCGCACTGGCCGGCGGCGCCTCCTGGAACGTGACAGTAGGAACGCAGCCCGTCGGCGAGACGTGTACCGTCAACAATGCGAGCGGTACGCAGATCGGCGCGAACGTGACGGCCGTGAGCGTGGCATGCAGCGCGAACCCGACGTATTCGATCGGCGGCACCGTGTCGGGGTTGCGCGCGGGTGCGTCGGTCGCGCTTCAAAACAACGGTGCGGACACGCAGGCCGTAGCAACCAACGGCAGCTTCGTTTTTGCCACGCAGTTATTGGGCGGCGCGTCGTACAACGTGACGGTCTCCACTCAGCCCGTGGGCGAAACCTGCACGGTGACGAATGGCAGCAATGTCGTGGGTGCGGCCAACGTCACGTCGGTGAACGTAACCTGTGTGCCGGCCCAGTTCGCCTACGCGGTCGAATCGGCCAATGCGATCTACGGATACGCCGTCGATGCAACGACAGGGGCGCTTACGCCCCTCGCAGCGAGCCCGTTTCCGGCGTCGGGCGATCCCAGCAACATCGCGATCACACCGACGGGAGCGTTCGCGTACGTCACATTGTCGGGCAATAACACGGTGGCCGGATTCGCAATCGATGCCGGTACCGGCGCATTGACCCCGGTGGCCGGCGGCCCGGTTCCCGCGGGGGCCGATCCGCACGCGATCGCGATCACGCCATCCGGGAAATTCGTCTACGTGACCAATCTGAACAGCAACACCGTGTCGGGCTATTCGATCAATGCCAGCACTGGGGTGCTCACCCCGATTGGGGGAGCGACGGTCCCGACGGGCAATTCGCCCTACTCGATCGTGGTCGATCCCAGCGGCAGATTTGTGTACGTCGGAAACTACAACGACGCGGACGTCAGCGGTTACACGATCGACGCGACGACGGGTGCACTCACCCCGATGGCCGCGCCGTTTCCGGGTGGGCCCAATCCCTTTTCGATTGCGGTCAATCCCGCGGGAACCCTCGTCTATACGGCGAATGCCGGCGGCGGTATCTCCGGCTGGTCGATCGACCAGACGACGGGTGCTCTCACGTCGACAGGTCTGACCGCCGCGGGTATATCGTCGGATGCCATCCAGATCAATCCTGCTGGAACAGTCGTGTACGCTAGCGACGAGTTCGCGAGCGGCGTGAATGCCTACACCATCGGCTCGGGCGGTGTACTCACAGCCATTGCTGGAAGTCCGTTTCCGTCGGCGCCCGGTGCCGACGGCATTGCGATTTCCACGTCGGGGAAATTCATCTATGTCTCGTCGTCCGGTGGGGGCGTGTACGCCTCCAGTATCAATACGACTACCGGCGTGATGACGGTCATTCCGGGTAGCCCCTTTGCGGCGGCGGGTAATACGCAATCTGTTGCGATTACGCCCTGA